From one Longimicrobiaceae bacterium genomic stretch:
- a CDS encoding RsbRD N-terminal domain-containing protein: MNIGASLYDIEVKDVGDVLPVLRAGREAILLEWVQRVRENAAVVAGRALPDPILLDHVPQLFDAIVDRLQFNRNRADAEYFAAVHGFGRRVDGYDVAESVAELSMFRRAIWTHLSAVGTRPEGAFAAMQVIDGMIDRVVLVSLRAFLNPDARMLERRAAARDAAL; this comes from the coding sequence ATGAACATCGGTGCCTCGCTGTACGACATCGAAGTGAAGGATGTCGGAGACGTCCTTCCCGTGCTGCGCGCGGGACGCGAGGCGATCCTCCTGGAGTGGGTCCAGCGGGTGCGCGAGAACGCCGCCGTGGTCGCCGGCCGGGCGCTGCCCGACCCCATCCTCCTGGACCACGTCCCGCAGCTCTTCGACGCGATCGTGGACCGCCTGCAGTTCAACCGGAACCGGGCGGACGCCGAGTACTTCGCGGCGGTGCACGGCTTCGGGCGGCGGGTGGACGGCTACGACGTCGCGGAGAGCGTGGCGGAGCTCAGCATGTTCCGCCGGGCGATCTGGACGCACCTGTCGGCAGTGGGCACCCGGCCGGAAGGCGCGTTCGCGGCCATGCAGGTCATCGACGGGATGATCGACCGGGTGGTGCTCGTCAGCCTGCGGGCCTTCCTGAACCCGGACGCGCGGATGCTGGAGCGCCGCGCGGCGGCGAGGGACGCGGCGCTCTGA